In Candidatus Desulfofervidus auxilii, one genomic interval encodes:
- a CDS encoding type II CAAX endopeptidase family protein, which produces MKEVNKMSVRISKANPWKFFTLALGISWFFWMWVILLGWNVFAFPAIILGALGLFGPAIAEIILISRAHDKEQWRDYWQRVFDIRRIGKRWHLVIWLTFPVLNTLALLLSVLAGSPWPEFETARNLLFEPWRILPFAVFILLYGPLPEELGWRGYALDGLQARYNALFSSLILGVVWALWHLPLFFMKGQWQHDVLKFGTLDFWTFIFSPIFLSILFTWIYNNTNRSTLSAIFFHFMCNFSGNLIPLREQGRLYSLILIIILSMVVTLIFGPKTLTQNIRG; this is translated from the coding sequence ATGAAAGAAGTAAATAAAATGAGCGTAAGAATCTCAAAAGCAAATCCCTGGAAGTTTTTTACTCTAGCCCTTGGTATTTCATGGTTTTTCTGGATGTGGGTTATATTGCTGGGCTGGAATGTTTTTGCATTCCCAGCAATAATTCTCGGTGCCCTTGGATTGTTCGGCCCTGCAATTGCGGAAATCATCTTAATCTCTCGCGCTCATGATAAAGAACAATGGCGAGATTACTGGCAGCGCGTATTTGACATCAGGCGGATTGGTAAAAGATGGCATCTGGTTATCTGGCTCACATTTCCTGTGCTGAACACTCTTGCCCTTCTGTTAAGCGTTCTTGCAGGCTCACCGTGGCCAGAGTTTGAAACAGCCAGAAATCTGCTGTTTGAACCATGGAGAATTCTTCCTTTTGCCGTTTTTATCCTGCTCTATGGACCATTACCGGAAGAGCTGGGCTGGCGTGGTTATGCTCTAGATGGCCTGCAGGCGAGATATAATGCTCTTTTCTCAAGCCTTATCTTGGGCGTGGTATGGGCATTGTGGCATCTTCCCCTTTTCTTTATGAAAGGACAATGGCAGCACGATGTGTTAAAATTTGGCACATTGGATTTCTGGACGTTTATTTTCAGCCCAATCTTTCTTTCAATTCTATTCACCTGGATTTACAACAACACCAACCGCAGCACCTTGTCCGCTATCTTCTTCCATTTCATGTGCAATTTCAGTGGAAATCTCATTCCATTGAGAGAGCAAGGCAGGCTATATAGTCTGATTTTGATTATTATCCTATCAATGGTAGTAACGCTCATTTTTGGACCGAAAACTTTGACCCAGAATATAAGAGGCTGA
- the queA gene encoding tRNA preQ1(34) S-adenosylmethionine ribosyltransferase-isomerase QueA: MEKEWLYKLSSYDYPLPKELIAQEALPQRDKARLLILNRHTGKIVHSEFRHIVNYLGSNDVLVINDTKVIPARLFGKKETGGKVEVLLLDFNPLEGEKKVVITGALLKASRPPRLGQVIYFEDGLKAEVLDYKEGKAKLCFYAKRSFRETLFNIGHMPLPPYIKREDKPEDRRDYQTVYATKEGAIAAPTAGLHFTPKILTALRQKGVEIVRVTLHVGYGTFIPVKVDDIRKHKMHGEYYELKEETAQQLNKAFEAGKKIVAVGTTTTRLLEYLMTRYGKIQPGCGICDLFIFPGYQFKIVQAMITNFHLPKSTLVMLVSAFAGRERILNAYLEAIKKRYRFYSYGDVMFIF; this comes from the coding sequence ATGGAGAAAGAATGGCTATACAAACTTTCTAGTTACGATTATCCCTTACCTAAAGAACTCATTGCTCAGGAGGCCTTGCCCCAAAGAGATAAGGCTAGGCTTTTAATCTTAAATCGGCATACTGGTAAGATAGTCCATAGTGAGTTTAGGCATATTGTGAATTATTTAGGGAGCAATGATGTATTAGTGATAAATGATACCAAGGTGATCCCAGCCCGTCTCTTTGGTAAGAAAGAAACCGGAGGGAAAGTAGAGGTATTATTGTTGGATTTTAATCCCCTAGAGGGGGAGAAAAAAGTAGTTATTACCGGTGCCCTTTTGAAGGCCTCCCGTCCTCCAAGACTAGGTCAAGTTATTTATTTTGAAGATGGGCTAAAGGCAGAAGTTTTGGATTATAAAGAGGGAAAGGCAAAATTGTGTTTTTATGCTAAGAGGTCTTTTCGAGAAACCTTATTTAATATTGGTCATATGCCATTACCTCCTTATATAAAGAGAGAAGATAAACCAGAGGATAGGAGAGATTATCAAACCGTGTATGCTACTAAGGAGGGGGCAATAGCTGCTCCTACAGCTGGACTTCATTTTACTCCCAAAATATTAACTGCCTTGAGGCAAAAAGGTGTAGAGATAGTCCGGGTTACCCTCCATGTGGGTTATGGGACTTTTATTCCTGTTAAAGTAGATGATATTCGTAAGCATAAAATGCATGGAGAATATTATGAATTGAAAGAAGAGACCGCTCAACAGTTGAACAAGGCCTTTGAAGCTGGTAAAAAGATTGTGGCTGTAGGCACTACCACTACTAGGCTTCTGGAATATTTAATGACTAGATATGGGAAAATCCAACCAGGTTGTGGTATATGCGATTTATTTATTTTTCCTGGGTATCAGTTTAAGATAGTGCAAGCCATGATTACCAACTTTCATTTACCTAAATCTACTTTAGTCATGTTGGTTTCAGCCTTTGCTGGAAGAGAACGGATTTTAAATGCCTATCTAGAGGCGATAAAAAAACGGTATCGGTTTTATAGTTATGGCGATGTCATGTTCATCTTTTAA
- the tgt gene encoding tRNA guanosine(34) transglycosylase Tgt, producing MSCSSFNTPALEFAIQAQDGAARAGILKTQHGLIRTPVFMPVGTLASIKSLTSEDLKEIGVEIILANTYHLYLRPGIELIAKFEGLNHFMHWDGPILTDSGGFQIYSLAAKREIREEGATFRSHIDGSLHFLTPEKVTAFQEALGADIIMCFDECLPYPVDYDYAQKSLALTLRWAKRCKEAHCSSKQALFGIVQGSFYPNLRRQGAKLLTEIGFDGYAIGGLSVGEPKEKTWEAIEIANETLPQNQPRYAMGIGLPEDIIEAVWRGIDMFDCVVPTRHARTGTLFTSFGPLVIRHSCYADDKRPIDENCDCYVCRHYSRAYLRHLFITKELLAYRLNSYHNIYYFVSFMRQIRQAILSGCLAQFRKTFYERRNQLKEGNKYVDNLV from the coding sequence ATGTCATGTTCATCTTTTAACACCCCTGCCTTGGAGTTTGCTATTCAAGCCCAAGATGGTGCAGCCCGAGCAGGCATTCTTAAGACCCAGCATGGTCTCATTCGGACACCGGTTTTTATGCCAGTGGGTACCCTAGCCAGTATAAAATCACTTACTTCTGAAGATTTAAAAGAAATAGGAGTGGAAATCATTTTGGCCAATACCTATCATCTCTATTTACGACCAGGTATAGAGCTAATTGCTAAATTTGAAGGATTAAATCATTTTATGCACTGGGATGGTCCTATTTTGACAGATAGTGGAGGATTCCAAATTTATAGTCTGGCTGCTAAACGGGAAATTAGGGAAGAAGGGGCAACTTTTCGTTCTCATATCGATGGTTCTTTGCATTTTTTGACACCAGAAAAAGTAACTGCCTTTCAAGAAGCGTTAGGGGCAGATATTATTATGTGTTTTGATGAATGCTTACCCTATCCTGTAGATTATGATTATGCCCAGAAATCTTTGGCTTTAACCTTACGCTGGGCAAAGCGGTGTAAGGAAGCTCATTGTTCTTCTAAACAAGCCCTGTTTGGCATTGTTCAGGGAAGTTTTTATCCAAATTTGAGGCGTCAAGGGGCTAAATTGCTCACTGAGATAGGATTTGATGGTTATGCTATTGGTGGATTGAGTGTAGGAGAACCAAAAGAGAAAACCTGGGAGGCTATAGAAATAGCCAATGAGACCCTTCCTCAAAATCAACCACGTTATGCTATGGGTATTGGGCTCCCAGAAGATATTATAGAGGCTGTATGGCGGGGAATAGATATGTTTGATTGTGTGGTGCCCACACGTCATGCCCGCACAGGCACTTTATTTACTTCCTTTGGCCCGTTAGTTATCCGTCACAGTTGTTATGCAGATGATAAACGCCCCATAGATGAGAATTGTGATTGTTATGTTTGCCGTCATTACAGTCGGGCCTATCTCCGACACCTTTTTATAACCAAGGAATTATTAGCTTATCGCCTCAACAGCTATCACAATATTTATTATTTTGTTAGTTTTATGCGTCAAATAAGACAAGCAATTCTAAGTGGATGTCTTGCACAATTTAGAAAAACATTTTATGAAAGACGAAATCAATTAAAGGAGGGAAATAAGTATGTGGATAACCTTGTTTAA
- the yajC gene encoding preprotein translocase subunit YajC — MWITLFNLAWAMGPPPKGEGGGNAFAAFIPLILIFVVFYFLLIRPQQKQAKKHRMLLQNLKKGDWVVTAGGLHGRILNVSDTVVTLELPPDNIKVKITKNHVAGLLKPEIEKK, encoded by the coding sequence ATGTGGATAACCTTGTTTAATCTAGCTTGGGCAATGGGACCACCTCCCAAAGGGGAAGGAGGAGGAAATGCTTTTGCAGCCTTTATTCCTCTTATTTTAATCTTTGTGGTATTTTATTTTTTACTCATTCGTCCCCAACAAAAACAGGCTAAGAAACACAGGATGTTGCTTCAAAATCTAAAAAAGGGAGATTGGGTAGTTACTGCTGGTGGTCTACATGGGCGTATACTTAATGTTTCTGACACAGTAGTAACCCTTGAGTTACCACCAGACAACATTAAAGTAAAAATTACTAAAAATCATGTAGCGGGTCTTTTGAAACCAGAGATAGAAAAGAAATAA
- the secD gene encoding protein translocase subunit SecD, whose amino-acid sequence MKGLKWRILIVLGVLLWAALYLVPTFVAELPSWWGGILPQNKIHLGLDLKGGIHLVLEVKAEDAVKASVDNLATEIEGELKEGKIPYLEVKREGLNQIKVTLVRQTDLERLRKIIEEKYPDLEWKSKSTKERLQLVQLNLKSERSEQIKRMAVSQALETIRNRIDQFGVAEPDIRLQGRERVLVQLPGIKDPQRAINIIGKTARLEFKLVDDEHSLEKALKGNIPPEDEILYGIQEDKLTHTRIKVPYLIKRRTLITGDYIADARVLIDPELNEPYVAISFNKQGARIFARITEANVGKRLAIILDNKVHSAPVIKEKIPSGEARITGNFTMEEAKDLAVVLRAGALPAPVEILEERTVGPSLGQDSIRKGVKASIVGGILVVVFIAIYYGLSGIIADTALIVNLLLLLAGLAFFQATLTLPGIAGIALTIGMGVDANVLIFERIREELRLGRTPRAATEAGYRKAFWTIFDANITTLITALILFQFGTGPIRGFAVTLSLGIIANMFTAIFMCKVIFDYLFYVLNLKRLSI is encoded by the coding sequence ATGAAGGGGCTTAAGTGGCGAATTCTGATTGTGCTAGGCGTGTTATTATGGGCGGCATTATATTTAGTTCCTACCTTTGTAGCTGAACTCCCAAGTTGGTGGGGGGGTATTTTACCACAAAATAAAATTCATCTAGGATTAGACCTTAAGGGAGGCATTCATCTGGTTTTAGAAGTGAAGGCTGAAGATGCAGTGAAGGCTTCTGTAGATAATCTGGCTACAGAGATAGAAGGTGAATTGAAAGAAGGAAAGATTCCTTATCTTGAAGTAAAAAGAGAGGGTTTAAATCAGATTAAGGTAACTTTAGTCCGTCAAACAGATTTAGAAAGGTTAAGAAAAATTATAGAAGAAAAATACCCCGATTTAGAATGGAAATCAAAGTCTACCAAGGAAAGATTACAGCTTGTTCAACTAAACTTGAAATCAGAGCGGAGTGAGCAGATTAAACGCATGGCTGTTAGTCAGGCCTTAGAAACTATTCGTAACCGCATAGACCAATTTGGCGTAGCAGAACCAGATATTCGGTTACAGGGGAGAGAGCGGGTCTTAGTGCAATTACCTGGGATAAAAGACCCCCAGCGGGCAATTAATATCATTGGTAAGACGGCTAGGCTTGAATTTAAACTGGTAGACGATGAGCACAGTTTAGAAAAGGCCTTAAAAGGAAATATTCCCCCAGAGGATGAAATTCTTTATGGAATTCAGGAAGATAAACTTACTCATACCAGGATAAAAGTCCCTTATTTAATTAAGAGGCGGACTCTTATTACCGGTGATTATATTGCTGATGCGAGGGTGCTCATTGACCCCGAATTAAATGAACCTTATGTGGCCATTAGTTTTAATAAACAAGGGGCCAGAATTTTTGCCCGTATTACTGAGGCCAATGTGGGTAAACGTTTGGCTATCATCCTGGACAATAAAGTGCATTCTGCTCCTGTAATTAAAGAAAAAATACCTAGTGGTGAGGCACGAATAACAGGCAATTTCACTATGGAGGAGGCTAAGGACTTGGCAGTGGTATTACGTGCTGGTGCATTACCAGCACCTGTTGAAATTTTAGAAGAACGGACTGTAGGTCCCTCATTAGGGCAGGATTCTATTCGTAAGGGAGTAAAGGCATCTATTGTAGGAGGTATTTTGGTTGTAGTCTTTATAGCCATTTATTACGGACTTTCTGGCATTATTGCTGATACTGCCCTCATTGTTAATTTACTTTTGTTGCTGGCTGGGTTAGCATTTTTTCAGGCTACATTAACTCTTCCTGGCATTGCAGGTATTGCTTTGACTATTGGGATGGGTGTTGATGCCAATGTCCTTATCTTTGAGCGGATTCGGGAAGAATTGCGCTTAGGAAGAACACCACGCGCAGCCACAGAAGCAGGTTATCGAAAGGCCTTTTGGACCATTTTTGATGCTAATATTACTACTTTAATAACTGCCTTGATTTTATTTCAATTTGGCACCGGTCCTATAAGAGGATTCGCTGTTACCTTGAGTTTGGGTATTATAGCTAATATGTTTACTGCTATTTTTATGTGTAAGGTGATTTTTGATTATTTATTTTATGTCCTCAACTTGAAGCGCTTGAGCATTTAG